Proteins co-encoded in one Oreochromis aureus strain Israel breed Guangdong linkage group 3, ZZ_aureus, whole genome shotgun sequence genomic window:
- the LOC116332937 gene encoding tripartite motif-containing protein 16-like has product MADKKVQLDGENICCSICLDFLKDPVTTACGHSYCMNCIQTHFDEEDRKGIHSCPQCRKTFTPRPVLEKNIMLAALVEQLKKTGLQAAPADHCYAGHEDVACDVCTGRKLKAIKSCLVCLASYCEKHLQPHYDAAPLKKHKLVAPSKKLQENICSRHDEVMKIFCRTDQQNICYLCTMDEHKGHETVPAAAERTEKQKELEVRRLNIQQRIQEREKDVKLLQQEVEAINGSADKAVEDSEKMFTELIRLLQKRSSDVKQQVRSQQETEVSRVKELQEKLEQEIAELKRKDGELEQLSHTEDHNQFLHNYPSLSALSESTHSSSINIRPLSYFEDVTTAVSETRDRVQDIIRHKWTNISLRVTEVDVLLSPTQTEPKTRAGFLRSSREITLDPKTVHQNVVLWEGNRKAKSTEQQQSYSDHPDRFTKWRQVLSRESLTGRCYWEVDWRGGDIDIAVSYKDVTGLRTSFGYNNKSWALRCDIDGYEFWHTRVQTLVCGPVSFRVGVYLDHRAGILSFYSVSETMTLLHRVQTTFTQPLYAGVLLSERTTAEFIKL; this is encoded by the coding sequence ATGGCAGACAAAAAAGTTCAGCTGGATGGAGAAAATATATGTTGTTCCATCTGTTTGGATTTCCTGAAGGATCCGGTGACTACagcctgtggacacagctactgcatgaaCTGTATTCAAACCCACTTTGATGAAGAGGACAGGAAgggaatccacagctgccctcagtgcaggaagactttcacaccgaggcctgtcctggagaaaaacatcatgttagcagctttagtggagcagctgaaaaagactggactccaagctgctccagctgatcactgctatgctggacatgaagatgtggcctgtgatgtctgcactgggagGAAACTGAAAGCCATCAAGTCCTGTTTAGTCTGTCTGGcctcttactgtgagaaacacctccaacctcactatgatgcagctccattaaagaaacacaagctggtggccccctccaagaagctccaggagaacatctgctctcgtcatgatgaggtgatgaagattttctgtcgtactgatcagcagaatatctgttatctctgcacaatggatgaacataaaggccatgaaacagtcccagctgcagcagaaaggactgagaagcagaaggagctcgaggtgagacgactaaacatccagcagagaatccaggagcgagagaaagatgtgaagctgcttcaacaggaggtggaggccatcaatggctctgctgataaagcagtggaggacagtgagaagatgttcactgagctgatccgtctcctccagaaaagaagctctgatgtgaagcagcaggtcagatcccagcaggaaactgaagtgagtcgagtcaaagagcttcaggagaagctggagcaggagatcgctgagctgaagaggaaagacggcgagctggagcagctctcacacacagaggatcacaaccagtttctacacaactacccctcactgtcagcactcagtgagtctacacactcatccagcatcaatattcGTCCTCTGAGCTACTTTGAGGATGTCACAAcagctgtgtcagagaccaGAGACAGAGTACAGGACATTATCAGACAcaaatggacaaacatctcatTGAGAGTGactgaagtggatgttttactgtcaccaacacaaacagagccaaagaccagagctggattCTTAAGATCTTCACGTGAAATAACACTGGATCCAAAAACAGTGCACCAAAATGTGGTATTATGGGAAGGTAATAGAAAAGCAAAGTCAACTGAACAACAACAGTCTtattctgatcatccagacagattcactAAATGGCGTCAggtcctgagtagagagagtctgactggacgttgttactgggaggtaGATTGGAGAGGGGGAGACATTGATATAGCAGTCTCATACAAGGATGTCACCGGATTAAGGACATCATTTGGATATAATAATAAATCTTGGGCACTACGCTGTGACATAGATGGTTATGAATTTTGGCACACTAGAGTTCAAACTCTTGTCTGTGGTCCTGTGTCTTtcagagtaggagtgtacctggatcacagagcaggtattctgtctttctacagcgtctctgaaaccatgactctcctccacagagtccagaccacattcactcagccgctctatgctggaGTTTTACTTTCTGAAAGAACCACTGCAGAATTTATTAAACTGTAA
- the LOC120438973 gene encoding tripartite motif-containing protein 29-like, with translation MPSFLPERDRGEMAQKGVQLDQETFSCSICGHSYCRNCIKSHFDEEDRKGIHSCPQCRKTFTPRPVLEKNIVLAALVEKLKKTGLQAAPADHCYAGPEDVACDVCTGRKLKAIKSCLVCLASYCEKHLQPHYDAAPLKKHKLVAPSKKLQENICSRHDEVMKIFCRTDQQSICYLCTVDEHKGHETVPAAAERTEKQKELEVRRLNIQQRIQEREKDVKLLQQEVEAINGSADKAVEDSEKMFTELIRLIQKRSSDVKQQVRSQQETEVSRVKELQEKLEQEIAELKRKDGELEQLSHTEDHNQFLHNYPSLSALSSPGENYAPSLTC, from the coding sequence ATGCCTTCGTTCCTgccagagagagacagaggagaaaTGGCACAGAAAGGAGTTCAGCTGGACCAAGAAACCTTCTCTTGTTCCAtctgtggacacagctactgcagGAACTGTATTAAATCTCACTTTGATGAAGAGGACAGGAAgggaatccacagctgccctcagtgcaggaAGACTTTCACACCGAGGCCTGTCCTGGAGAAAAACATCGTGTTAGCAGCTTTAGtggagaagctgaagaagactggactccaagctgctccagctgatcactgctatgctggacctgaagatgtggcctgtgatgtctgcactgggaggaagctgaaagcCATCAAGTCCTGTTTAGTCTGTCTGGcctcttactgtgagaaacacctccaacctcactatgatgcagctccattaaagaaacacaagctggtggccccctccaagaagctccaggagaacatctgctctcgtcatgatgaggtgatgaagattttctgtcgtactgatcagcagagtatctgttatctctgcacagtggatgaacataaaggccatgaaacagtcccagctgcagcagaaaggactgagaagcagaaggagctcgaggtgagacgactaaacatccagcagagaatccaggagcgagagaaagatgtgaagctgcttcaacaggaggtggaggccatcaatggctctgctgataaagcagtggaggacagtgagaagatgttcactgagctgatccgtctcatccagaaaagaagctctgatgtgaagcagcaggtcagatcccagcaggaaactgaagtgagtcgagtcaaagagcttcaggagaagctggagcaggagatcgctgagctgaagaggaaagacggcgagctggagcagctctcacacacagaggatcacaaccagtttctacacaactacccctcactgtcagcactcagttCTCCGGGGGAGAACTACGCGCCTTCACTAACATGCTGA
- the LOC120437410 gene encoding E3 ubiquitin/ISG15 ligase TRIM25-like, which translates to MAQKGVQLNKETISCSICLDLLKDPVAIPCGHSYCMNCIKSFWDQEDRKGIHSCPQCRKTFTPRPVLVKNVMLAALVEQLKKTGLQAAPADHCYAGPEDVACDVCTGRKLKAIKSCLVCLISYCEKHLQPHYDAAPLKKHKLVAPSKKLQENICSRHDEVMKIFCRTDQQSICYLCTVDEHKGHETVPAAAERTEKQKELEVRRLNIQQRIQEREKDVKLLQQEVEAINGSADKAVEDSEKMFTELIRLIQKRSSDVKQQVRSQQETEVSRVKELQEKLEQEIAELKRKDGELEQLSHTEDHNQFLHNYPSLSALSESTHSSSINIRPLRYFEDVTAAVSETRDKLQDILREEWTNISLTVTEEDVLLSPPEPKTRAGFLKYSHEITLDPNTANRYLSLSEGKRKTKVMKQKVSYSDHPDRFAYYWQVLSRESLTGCYYWEVEWRGKAVYVAVAYKNISRAGRSDECKFGYNDKSWALRCEKERCKFFHNNVHTDLSGPRSSRVGVYLDHRAGILSFYSVSETMTLLHRVQTTFTQPLYAGLWLHGDGDTAELIKLK; encoded by the coding sequence ATGGCACAGAAAGGAGTTCAGCTGAACAAAGAAACAATTTCTTGTTCcatctgtttggatctactgaaggatccagtggctattccctgtggacacagctactgcatgaactgtattaaaagTTTCTGGGATCAAGAGGACAGGAAgggaatccacagctgccctcagtgcaggaAGACTTTCACACCGAGGCCTGTCCTGGTGAAAAATGTCATGTTAGCAGCTttagtggagcagctgaagaagactggactccaagctgctccagctgatcactgctatgctggacctgaagatgtggcctgtgatgtctgcactgggaggaagctgaaagccatcaagtcctgtttagtctgtttaatttcttactgtgagaaacacctccaacctcactatgatgcagctccattaaagaaacacaagctggtggccccctccaagaagctccaggagaacatctgctctcgtcatgatgaggtgatgaagattttctgtcgtactgatcagcagagtatctgttatctctgcacagtggatgaacataaaggccatgaaacagtcccagctgcagcagaaaggactgagaagcagaaggagctcgaggtgagacgactaaacatccagcagagaatccaggagcgagagaaagatgtgaagctgcttcaacaggaggtggaggccatcaatggctctgctgataaagcagtggaggacagtgagaagatgttcactgagctgatccgtctcatccagaaaagaagctctgatgtgaagcagcaggtcagatcccagcaggaaactgaagtgagtcgagtcaaagagcttcaggagaagctggagcaggagatcgctgagctgaagaggaaagatggcgagctggagcagctctcacacacagaggatcacaaccagtttctacacaactacccctcactgtcagcactcagtgagtctacacactcatccagcatcaatattcgtcctctgaggtactttgaggatgtgacagcagctgtgtcagagaccagagataaactacaggacattctgagagaggaatggacaaacatctcactgacagtcactgaagaggatgttttactgtcaccaccagagccaaagaccagagctggattcttaaaatattcacatgaaatcacactggatccaaacacagcaaacagatATCTGTCATTATctgaggggaaaagaaaaacaaaagtaatgaAACAGAAAGTGTCTTATTCTGATCATCCGGACAGATTCGCATATTATTGGCAggtcctgagtagagagagtctgactggatgttattactgggaggtggagtggagaggaAAAGCGGTTTACGTAGCAGTCGCATACAAGAATATCAGCAGAGCAGGGCGCTCAGATGAATGCAAATTTGGATACAATGACAAATCTTGGGCATTACGTTGTGAAAAGGAGAGATGCAAATTTTTCCACAATAATGTCCACACTGATCTCTCAGGTCCTCGgtcctccagagtaggagtgtacctggatcacagagcaggtattctgtctttctacagcgtctctgaaaccatgactctcctccacagagtccagaccacattcactcagccgctctatgctggactttGGCTTCATGGAGATGGAGACACTGCAGAGTTGATTAAACTGAAATAG